One window of Novipirellula aureliae genomic DNA carries:
- a CDS encoding TIGR03960 family B12-binding radical SAM protein: MIHQTRRRLLESRVWPHVQTPAQYVGGERNIVVKDHRSVRGKICLGFPDAYTIGMSHHGLQVLYSLINRRDDMCAERVFMPWPDMEALLREHEIPLYSLETFTALSDFDVVGLSLQYEISSPNVLTMIDLGGIPLVATERTMADPLVLAGGPCCQNPEPMADYFDVMITGDGEPSLPIVCDLWLQQRDRYRRDDGTFADGDEGKSQRSEALAEIAKELPYAYVPRFYEPQYADNRVTALVRTRDDVPETIAPSVINDLDGIPIPTSPIVPYIECVHDRIAVEIMRGCPHLCRFCQSTVIKRPLRIREVETIVQGAMESYRNTGFNEISILSLSSSDYPHFEPLVIRLHEVFKPLNVNISVPSLRVNDQLRTLPQLIGTDRRSSLTLAPEVARDDMRAQIRKKIKNSDLIEGCRAAFENNFDSVKLYFMCGLPGERPVDLDGIVDLAEDIARVGKEVKGRYPRVTASVSNFVPKAHTPYQWNGMQRREYFRWAHKYLRSRCRIRSVTVKCHDIETSLLEGVLSRGDRRTGQAIRLAWERGARMDGWTEYLDPSRWWQALEDAGIDVERQVHDDYEVMSKLPWDHVNVKFGRDYLVKEKGRSTVQLAAMADAV, encoded by the coding sequence ATGATCCACCAAACACGCCGGCGTCTACTCGAATCTCGCGTTTGGCCCCACGTGCAAACACCAGCCCAATATGTGGGCGGTGAACGGAATATCGTTGTCAAAGACCATCGATCGGTTCGAGGCAAAATTTGTTTGGGCTTTCCCGATGCTTACACCATCGGGATGAGCCATCATGGTTTGCAGGTATTGTACTCACTAATCAATCGCCGCGATGATATGTGTGCCGAGCGAGTTTTTATGCCTTGGCCGGACATGGAAGCTCTGCTTCGCGAACACGAAATCCCGCTCTACTCTTTGGAAACGTTTACTGCGCTCTCTGATTTCGATGTTGTCGGTCTAAGCCTGCAATACGAGATCAGTTCCCCCAACGTTTTGACGATGATCGATCTGGGGGGGATCCCGCTCGTTGCAACGGAGCGTACGATGGCCGACCCGCTCGTGTTGGCAGGAGGTCCATGCTGCCAAAATCCGGAACCCATGGCAGACTATTTTGATGTGATGATCACGGGCGATGGCGAGCCGTCCTTGCCGATCGTTTGTGATCTCTGGCTTCAGCAGCGTGATCGCTACCGCCGCGATGACGGTACTTTCGCAGACGGTGACGAAGGGAAATCGCAGCGTAGCGAGGCATTGGCCGAAATTGCCAAGGAGCTGCCCTATGCCTACGTCCCCCGATTCTATGAGCCGCAATACGCTGACAACCGCGTTACCGCTCTCGTCCGCACTCGCGACGATGTTCCTGAAACGATCGCCCCGAGCGTTATCAATGACCTTGACGGCATTCCGATTCCAACATCGCCGATCGTTCCCTACATCGAATGTGTTCACGACCGAATCGCGGTCGAAATTATGCGTGGTTGTCCTCACCTTTGTCGGTTCTGCCAAAGCACTGTGATTAAGCGCCCGTTACGAATTCGCGAAGTCGAAACGATCGTTCAAGGAGCCATGGAAAGCTATCGAAACACAGGGTTTAACGAGATTAGTATTCTTTCGCTCTCGAGTAGCGATTACCCGCACTTCGAGCCCTTGGTCATTCGGTTGCACGAAGTCTTCAAGCCGCTAAACGTCAACATCAGTGTGCCGAGTCTGCGCGTGAACGACCAACTTCGAACACTGCCTCAATTGATTGGCACCGACCGCCGCAGTTCGCTGACGCTTGCACCGGAGGTCGCGCGTGATGATATGCGGGCGCAGATTCGCAAAAAGATCAAGAACAGCGATTTGATTGAAGGTTGCCGTGCTGCCTTTGAAAACAACTTTGATTCGGTGAAGCTCTACTTTATGTGTGGATTGCCGGGCGAGCGACCCGTCGATTTGGACGGTATTGTCGATCTGGCGGAAGACATTGCTCGGGTTGGCAAAGAGGTCAAGGGGCGTTACCCACGCGTGACTGCCAGTGTCTCGAATTTCGTACCCAAGGCGCACACCCCGTATCAATGGAACGGGATGCAGCGCCGCGAGTATTTTCGTTGGGCGCACAAGTACCTACGGAGTCGCTGTCGAATCCGCAGCGTCACCGTCAAGTGCCATGATATCGAAACCAGTTTACTCGAGGGCGTTTTGAGCCGTGGTGATCGTCGAACCGGCCAAGCGATCCGTTTGGCGTGGGAGCGAGGAGCGCGAATGGATGGTTGGACCGAGTACCTTGACCCGAGCCGTTGGTGGCAGGCGCTCGAAGACGCTGGGATCGATGTTGAACGCCAGGTGCATGACGATTATGAAGTGATGTCCAAGTTGCCTTGGGACCATGTCAACGTCAAGTTTGGCCGTGACTATTTGGTCAAGGAAAAAGGGCGATCGACGGTCCAATTGGCCGCTATGGCCGATGCGGTGTAA
- a CDS encoding Rieske (2Fe-2S) protein, which yields MSEFESVGNVSDFEDGQGLAVPYDGRMVAVFRQGDTWYAIDDLCPHMGASLAEGHLDPENQQVTCPWHAWRFCVRDGTWEDNPRIKVDCFEVKVEGDEVFVREKD from the coding sequence GTGAGTGAATTTGAATCGGTCGGGAATGTCAGCGATTTTGAGGATGGCCAAGGCTTGGCGGTTCCCTACGACGGACGTATGGTCGCTGTCTTCCGACAAGGCGATACATGGTATGCGATCGATGATCTCTGCCCTCACATGGGAGCATCCTTAGCCGAAGGCCATCTTGACCCTGAAAACCAACAGGTCACCTGCCCCTGGCACGCTTGGCGATTCTGTGTCCGAGACGGCACTTGGGAAGACAATCCGCGAATCAAAGTCGATTGCTTCGAAGTCAAAGTCGAAGGCGACGAAGTCTTCGTCCGCGAAAAGGATTAG
- a CDS encoding metal-dependent hydrolase has translation MTKITWLSHSSWLIETETHRILLDPFFKDNPTATVASKDFKDVQFILISHGHLDHVADAASIAKHSGATVITNFEIANWFTETQHVKSTFGMNLGGSYDFPFGSVKMIPALHSSQMPDGAYGGNPAGFLLTIDNKRIYFACDTALFKDMRLYAHAVDVAIVPIGDVFTMGIDDSLRAIKLIEPVTVLPTHYNTWPPIEQDAEEWAQRVTGETSATPVVLDVNGTFEF, from the coding sequence ATGACGAAAATCACTTGGCTATCCCACAGCAGTTGGTTGATCGAAACCGAAACGCACCGCATCCTGCTCGACCCCTTTTTCAAAGACAACCCGACTGCGACGGTGGCGTCCAAAGATTTTAAAGATGTTCAATTCATCTTGATTTCGCATGGACACTTGGACCATGTCGCTGACGCTGCATCGATTGCCAAGCATAGTGGTGCGACGGTGATCACGAATTTTGAAATTGCCAATTGGTTTACGGAAACACAGCATGTTAAATCGACTTTCGGAATGAACCTTGGCGGCAGCTATGATTTTCCGTTTGGTAGCGTCAAAATGATTCCGGCATTGCACAGCAGCCAGATGCCAGATGGGGCTTACGGTGGCAACCCCGCAGGTTTCTTGCTGACGATTGACAACAAGCGAATCTATTTTGCTTGTGATACCGCGTTGTTCAAGGATATGCGTTTGTATGCTCACGCCGTCGATGTCGCCATCGTTCCGATCGGTGATGTTTTTACGATGGGAATCGATGACAGTTTGCGTGCAATCAAGCTAATTGAGCCCGTCACCGTACTTCCGACTCACTACAATACGTGGCCGCCAATTGAACAGGATGCCGAGGAGTGGGCTCAACGTGTCACGGGTGAGACGTCAGCCACGCCCGTCGTGTTGGATGTGAATGGGACATTTGAGTTTTGA
- the trpB gene encoding tryptophan synthase subunit beta, which translates to MSTIETNLKQLANVPNQQGRFGDFGGRFVPETLTRALEELSDEYERAKKDPEFQRELEGLLKTFVGRPSPLYHAKRLSDSVGGAQIWLKREDLNHTGAHKINNTVGQALLTLRMGKGRVIAETGAGQHGVATATACAHFGLPCTVYMGSEDIRRQKPNVFSMKLLGAEICPVESGSKTLRDAVNEAMRDWMSSVADTHYIIGSVIGPHPFPMMVRDFQAIIGRETREQCRDSFERLPDCVVACVGGGSNAAGMFYPFVEDDGVRLVGVEAGGRGNQPGDHASPLSFGSPGVLHGSYSYVMQDEDGQTCDVHSMSAGLDYPGVGPEHSYWKATGRVAYLECGDDAAMQAFDRLARTEGIIAALESSHAVARAITLAADMPANQHLVVCLSGRGDKDAMEIARLRGESW; encoded by the coding sequence ATGAGCACGATTGAGACGAACTTGAAGCAACTCGCGAACGTACCGAACCAGCAGGGTCGTTTCGGTGATTTTGGTGGCCGTTTTGTTCCTGAAACCTTGACGCGTGCTCTCGAAGAATTGTCTGACGAGTATGAACGAGCCAAGAAAGACCCTGAATTTCAGCGGGAGCTCGAGGGGCTCTTGAAAACGTTTGTGGGTCGTCCCAGCCCGCTGTATCATGCCAAACGCTTGTCGGACTCGGTCGGCGGTGCCCAGATTTGGCTCAAACGTGAAGACCTCAACCATACCGGTGCTCACAAAATCAACAACACGGTCGGGCAAGCGCTCTTAACGCTACGGATGGGCAAAGGCCGTGTGATTGCGGAAACCGGGGCGGGTCAACACGGGGTGGCGACCGCGACGGCATGTGCTCATTTCGGATTGCCTTGTACGGTCTACATGGGCAGCGAGGATATTCGCCGACAAAAACCAAACGTGTTCAGCATGAAGCTTTTAGGGGCGGAGATTTGTCCTGTTGAATCAGGCTCAAAAACGCTTCGTGATGCGGTGAATGAAGCGATGCGAGATTGGATGTCTTCGGTCGCGGACACGCACTACATTATCGGAAGTGTGATCGGTCCGCATCCGTTCCCGATGATGGTGCGAGATTTTCAAGCAATTATCGGCCGCGAAACTCGCGAACAATGTCGTGATTCGTTCGAGCGATTGCCCGATTGCGTGGTCGCCTGCGTCGGCGGTGGCAGCAACGCCGCTGGGATGTTTTATCCGTTTGTCGAAGACGACGGCGTTCGACTCGTCGGTGTGGAAGCGGGGGGGCGAGGCAACCAGCCTGGCGATCATGCATCCCCCCTCTCCTTCGGGAGCCCAGGCGTACTTCACGGCAGTTATAGCTACGTGATGCAAGACGAGGATGGGCAAACATGCGACGTCCATTCGATGAGCGCCGGACTCGACTATCCTGGGGTCGGCCCCGAGCACAGTTATTGGAAGGCAACGGGGCGAGTCGCTTACTTGGAATGTGGCGACGATGCTGCGATGCAAGCGTTTGATCGTTTGGCACGTACCGAAGGAATCATCGCCGCATTGGAATCCAGCCATGCGGTAGCCAGGGCAATCACATTAGCCGCCGACATGCCCGCCAATCAACATCTCGTGGTTTGTTTATCAGGGCGTGGCGACAAGGACGCGATGGAGATCGCCCGCCTGCGTGGCGAAAGTTGGTAG
- the mutM gene encoding bifunctional DNA-formamidopyrimidine glycosylase/DNA-(apurinic or apyrimidinic site) lyase has protein sequence MPELPEVETMRRGILPIIGCKIESVVCPRCERKPILLSPAIEEFDRRLRGKQVVGIGRRGKRVLVEVEEEQAIVIEPRMTGLVLLADPPTREHLRLQINLNSGPNQSVSHPKRQGGQLLFWDRRGLGTVRLLTHKEIREQIDIKLGTDALEITADGLRDRLRKSQRAIKVALLDQSAVAGVGNLYAAELLFRAGIDPRTRCDRLSGPQWKRIVCAMQHVLNEAILYEGSTLSDGTYRNAINGEGSYQAHHLVYDRAQTPCPRCEEGTIQRIVQAQRSTFFCPICQRKRGLHPTLASRR, from the coding sequence ATGCCTGAACTCCCTGAAGTCGAAACGATGCGGCGTGGCATTTTGCCAATCATCGGTTGCAAAATTGAATCGGTGGTTTGCCCCCGCTGTGAGCGAAAACCGATCCTGCTCTCCCCAGCTATCGAAGAGTTTGACAGGCGGCTTCGAGGAAAACAGGTCGTTGGGATCGGTCGCCGCGGAAAACGGGTACTCGTTGAAGTCGAAGAGGAGCAAGCAATCGTCATCGAGCCGAGAATGACAGGTTTGGTACTGCTAGCCGACCCGCCCACTCGGGAACATTTGCGGCTTCAAATCAACCTTAACAGCGGGCCCAACCAAAGCGTCTCCCACCCCAAACGACAGGGTGGACAACTATTGTTCTGGGACCGCCGTGGCTTGGGCACGGTTCGCCTGTTGACCCATAAAGAGATTCGCGAACAAATTGATATCAAACTGGGGACCGATGCACTCGAAATCACGGCTGACGGTTTGCGAGATCGGCTGAGAAAAAGTCAGCGGGCGATCAAAGTCGCGTTGCTCGACCAATCCGCCGTCGCTGGCGTTGGAAATTTATACGCTGCCGAGCTTCTATTTCGTGCAGGAATTGATCCCCGAACTCGCTGCGACCGGCTGAGTGGCCCTCAATGGAAACGGATCGTTTGCGCAATGCAACACGTACTCAACGAAGCGATCCTTTATGAAGGCAGCACGCTGAGCGATGGCACCTATCGGAATGCCATCAATGGCGAGGGCAGCTACCAAGCCCATCATTTGGTCTACGACCGAGCCCAAACACCTTGTCCTCGGTGTGAAGAGGGCACGATCCAACGAATCGTTCAAGCCCAGCGGAGCACGTTTTTCTGTCCCATTTGCCAGCGGAAGCGAGGATTGCACCCAACGCTGGCGTCCAGGCGTTAG
- a CDS encoding flagellar hook-basal body complex protein — translation MGLTSALNTALTGLSAAETQIDVIGNNLANSQTVGFKSSEAVFASQFLQTLSLGGAPTEYSGGTNPRQVGLGVQVTEIAANHEQGTIEISSSASDLAIQGDGFFIVEGAEGERLYTRNGIFKLNSDAELVNSTGHRLLGYGVDEQFRLQESSMVPIEIPLGTESVAKATENVTFEGTLTPEGEIATQAKIIQSLQFGTAEVPRPDATGVSLSSAPLSDHVGITVNNSGVGTLAAGDYQYRVALVDSNGNEAAPSATITTTVGANGRVELGSLPVDPNGGDYPNVNIYRTGPNGNDFFQIGSVAAGGDFVDDGSTALTGNALDTDLLTGNYTYMVTYYRNGEVESRPSVLIGPQNVVNGRTSLSGLPIPPVPEAGDGFPAYDEIRIYRNLSNDQNNFYLVDTVPPGGTFTDSRSDAEIADLSISGNQVLDLDGPQIHASTLLTDVLKRDGLTYQKAFQLGTLSYSGRKGDRALGSKDFEITETTTMQDFIDFVEDSSGIQTVQVDAVNPIPASENNIPGQTGTIYPGGYIQDGTIRFVSNTGEANGLEIDLAAFRIKGLDGNVTTPNLGFGTLQEGVGESAVSDFIVYDSLGVPINVRMTATLESRTDEQTVYRWYADSPENQTTSGTNISVGTGLIQFDGNGNFIAATNDQIAINRTGVPSVSPLQFTVDFNRVSGLATESASLAATQQDGSEPGVLNSYVVGEDGLIRGVFSNGVSRSLGQVQLARFANPVGLEARGLNLYAQGVNTGLPVIGGPGENGIGSVAGGARELSNTDIGKDLISLVLASTQYRGNSRVITTSQQLIDELLNLKR, via the coding sequence ATGGGTTTGACCTCCGCACTGAACACTGCACTTACTGGCCTTTCGGCTGCCGAAACTCAAATCGACGTGATTGGTAACAACCTTGCCAATTCGCAAACCGTCGGCTTTAAGTCTTCCGAGGCTGTGTTTGCATCGCAGTTTTTGCAAACACTTTCACTGGGGGGGGCTCCAACCGAATATAGCGGTGGTACGAATCCACGGCAGGTAGGTTTGGGGGTACAGGTCACTGAGATCGCTGCGAATCACGAACAGGGCACGATTGAAATCAGTAGCAGTGCTTCGGACTTGGCCATTCAGGGAGACGGGTTCTTTATCGTCGAGGGGGCCGAGGGGGAGCGTCTCTATACTCGCAACGGTATCTTTAAACTCAACAGCGATGCCGAACTCGTCAACTCGACCGGCCATCGTCTCCTCGGCTATGGTGTGGACGAACAGTTTCGATTGCAAGAATCGAGTATGGTACCGATCGAGATTCCGCTGGGGACCGAGAGTGTTGCCAAAGCGACCGAGAACGTCACGTTTGAAGGGACGCTGACTCCGGAAGGTGAAATAGCAACGCAAGCCAAAATCATCCAGAGCTTGCAATTTGGTACGGCAGAGGTACCAAGACCGGATGCAACGGGCGTCAGTCTATCGTCGGCTCCGCTCTCTGACCACGTCGGCATTACGGTCAACAACAGCGGGGTTGGCACATTGGCGGCTGGCGACTACCAGTATCGAGTCGCCCTGGTTGATTCCAATGGAAATGAAGCAGCACCAAGTGCCACGATAACCACGACCGTCGGTGCAAACGGTCGTGTGGAACTCGGCAGTCTACCAGTGGACCCCAACGGTGGTGACTACCCCAATGTCAATATCTATCGAACCGGACCAAATGGGAACGATTTTTTTCAGATCGGTTCGGTCGCGGCAGGAGGTGATTTTGTTGACGATGGCTCAACGGCGTTAACAGGCAATGCGCTTGATACCGACCTGTTAACAGGAAACTACACTTACATGGTGACCTACTATCGCAACGGCGAGGTCGAATCGCGTCCGAGTGTATTGATCGGTCCGCAAAATGTCGTCAATGGACGAACATCGCTTAGCGGATTGCCTATACCACCGGTCCCTGAGGCGGGTGATGGGTTTCCTGCGTATGACGAGATTCGCATTTATCGCAACCTGTCCAATGACCAGAACAATTTCTACTTGGTCGATACGGTCCCGCCCGGTGGTACGTTTACCGACTCGCGATCGGATGCCGAAATTGCTGATTTGTCGATAAGTGGCAACCAAGTCTTGGATTTGGATGGTCCTCAGATTCATGCCAGCACATTGCTGACGGACGTGCTAAAACGCGACGGCTTGACTTACCAGAAAGCGTTCCAACTCGGTACGCTAAGCTACAGTGGGCGTAAGGGCGATCGTGCGTTAGGCTCAAAAGACTTTGAGATCACTGAAACGACAACGATGCAGGATTTCATTGATTTTGTTGAAGACTCGTCTGGAATTCAAACGGTTCAAGTCGACGCGGTTAATCCGATCCCAGCATCCGAAAACAACATCCCTGGTCAAACAGGAACGATTTATCCAGGCGGCTACATTCAGGACGGAACGATTCGTTTTGTCAGTAATACGGGTGAAGCAAATGGTTTGGAGATTGATCTTGCCGCTTTCCGAATCAAGGGGCTTGATGGCAACGTGACGACGCCCAACCTCGGCTTCGGGACCTTGCAAGAAGGTGTAGGGGAAAGCGCGGTCAGCGACTTTATCGTCTACGATTCACTCGGTGTTCCCATCAACGTTCGGATGACCGCCACGTTGGAGAGTCGCACGGATGAACAAACGGTATATCGGTGGTATGCCGATAGTCCCGAGAACCAAACAACAAGTGGTACCAATATCTCGGTCGGCACAGGATTGATTCAATTCGACGGTAACGGAAATTTTATCGCTGCGACCAACGACCAAATTGCCATCAATCGAACCGGGGTCCCGAGCGTCTCGCCGCTGCAATTTACGGTCGACTTCAATCGTGTATCAGGTTTAGCAACGGAGAGTGCTTCGTTGGCAGCGACTCAACAAGACGGTAGTGAACCGGGGGTCTTGAATAGTTATGTTGTCGGTGAAGATGGTCTAATACGAGGAGTGTTCAGCAACGGCGTTTCGCGGTCACTCGGTCAAGTTCAATTGGCCCGTTTTGCCAACCCGGTCGGACTCGAGGCCCGCGGATTGAACCTGTATGCTCAAGGCGTCAACACGGGGTTGCCCGTCATTGGTGGCCCGGGTGAAAATGGTATCGGCAGTGTCGCTGGCGGAGCCCGAGAACTCAGCAATACCGACATCGGCAAAGATTTGATCTCCTTGGTACTCGCCAGTACCCAGTATCGTGGAAACAGTCGCGTGATCACGACGAGCCAACAATTGATTGACGAATTGCTTAACCTGAAACGATAG
- a CDS encoding flagellar hook assembly protein FlgD → MSQIGQTGSTQYTAQDTTGTSTASDGFAGVDIDSFMKLLLTELQNQDPLDPTENSEMIQQIGQIREIGATDKLTSTLSNLSSSQELVTASSLIGRSVTGLADDASQVDGVVDRITVETNSETNSRSVKVHVGNQTMELNNIREILNG, encoded by the coding sequence ATGTCACAAATCGGACAAACTGGATCCACTCAATACACGGCCCAGGACACGACCGGGACATCGACTGCCAGCGACGGCTTTGCAGGGGTTGATATTGATAGCTTTATGAAGTTATTGCTTACCGAGCTGCAAAACCAAGACCCGCTCGATCCGACCGAAAACTCAGAGATGATCCAACAGATTGGGCAGATTCGTGAGATTGGCGCGACCGACAAGTTGACATCGACCCTCTCGAATCTGTCTTCGAGCCAAGAATTGGTGACGGCCAGTTCACTGATTGGCCGTAGTGTGACAGGGCTCGCCGATGATGCTAGCCAAGTCGACGGGGTCGTCGATCGCATAACCGTTGAAACAAACAGTGAGACAAATTCACGTTCTGTCAAAGTTCACGTGGGTAATCAGACGATGGAGTTAAATAACATTCGTGAAATTCTGAATGGGTAA
- a CDS encoding flagellar hook-length control protein FliK produces MGDIQTSSFSRNHSATIAAERGVSTNQFNLAAGGSSLSIMDAFADLFSQMGATALAPSPTSNEDGKSFADLNDDASNPATESSEKQDEAPAAESEPGNSSEPTPVLVSSDNVAVEEPLAKRSREEQTVESSNQETIRSEPDLTNRGKQQLDPQAKAPVDSNIGNSTVETAANGSATPSVTHLPANAPQPNDPSGEEATQQKSTVAEKLDTKPALRDPKTQPSEMEDATVPKVEEESFHSDEGDQNHRESRRERRDSRENSAGAKQSLAEKNTVGQERSAEQKAMKVAQSAASADASASVESSSQTMSATKPTIGHPATVDAAAAATRTAATAATASSTNTVRRAGITRATSPASPTPIPTNATNLGSDTAGKTTNSGDQPSTTDLISRAKLIQRVSKAFQHLGSNGGQIRIRLAPAELGTVRLEMQVSDRKMQTRVIAETEAAAAALREHLPELRMRLESQGIQMEKMSVEVESETHSNDQSGGESFAQDDPRNSNRSRDPRKADHRSASKATTSTYAPKSLPVTRPLVTSGVDVQL; encoded by the coding sequence ATGGGCGATATCCAAACCAGTTCTTTCTCGAGAAACCATTCTGCGACCATTGCAGCAGAGCGTGGTGTCTCAACCAACCAATTCAACTTGGCTGCGGGTGGTTCCTCGCTCAGCATCATGGACGCGTTCGCCGATCTGTTTTCTCAAATGGGGGCGACCGCTTTGGCTCCATCACCCACATCGAATGAGGATGGCAAATCGTTTGCAGACCTCAACGACGATGCCTCCAATCCGGCGACCGAGTCAAGCGAAAAACAAGACGAAGCACCTGCCGCCGAGTCCGAACCAGGGAACTCGTCCGAGCCAACGCCCGTGCTGGTTTCGTCCGACAACGTAGCTGTGGAAGAGCCGTTGGCCAAACGGTCCCGCGAAGAGCAAACGGTGGAATCGAGCAATCAGGAAACGATTCGTTCCGAACCGGATTTGACAAACCGTGGTAAACAGCAGCTCGATCCACAAGCAAAGGCTCCGGTGGACTCCAACATCGGCAACAGCACCGTCGAAACAGCGGCCAATGGATCAGCGACACCGTCAGTGACGCATTTGCCAGCGAATGCTCCGCAACCGAACGATCCGAGCGGCGAGGAAGCGACTCAGCAAAAATCAACGGTGGCGGAAAAGTTGGACACCAAACCGGCACTTCGTGATCCAAAAACGCAGCCCAGCGAAATGGAAGACGCCACGGTTCCTAAGGTCGAAGAAGAGTCGTTTCATTCGGATGAAGGAGATCAAAATCATCGTGAATCTCGGCGTGAACGGCGCGATTCAAGAGAGAATTCGGCAGGGGCGAAACAATCGTTGGCTGAAAAGAACACGGTCGGTCAAGAGCGTTCGGCGGAGCAAAAAGCAATGAAAGTTGCTCAGTCGGCTGCGTCGGCGGATGCTTCGGCGTCGGTGGAATCGTCCTCTCAAACCATGAGTGCGACGAAACCGACGATTGGCCATCCTGCCACCGTGGACGCGGCGGCGGCTGCGACCAGAACCGCCGCAACGGCGGCTACGGCAAGTTCGACCAACACCGTCCGTCGTGCCGGAATCACTCGCGCAACGAGCCCTGCATCACCGACGCCGATACCAACCAATGCCACCAACCTGGGTAGTGACACTGCGGGCAAAACGACAAACTCGGGGGACCAGCCATCGACGACCGATTTGATTTCACGAGCCAAGTTGATTCAGCGAGTTTCAAAGGCGTTCCAGCATTTGGGCAGCAACGGTGGGCAGATTCGAATTCGACTCGCGCCGGCGGAGCTTGGCACCGTACGGTTGGAAATGCAGGTGTCAGATCGAAAGATGCAAACGCGAGTGATCGCGGAAACGGAAGCTGCTGCTGCGGCTCTTCGTGAGCACCTGCCGGAGCTACGGATGCGGCTCGAATCGCAAGGGATTCAAATGGAAAAGATGAGCGTTGAAGTTGAGTCAGAAACGCATTCCAACGACCAATCGGGCGGAGAATCGTTCGCCCAAGACGATCCACGCAACTCCAACCGATCGCGAGATCCAAGGAAAGCCGACCATCGTTCCGCCTCCAAGGCGACCACCTCAACCTACGCACCAAAATCCCTGCCGGTCACTCGCCCGTTGGTCACGAGCGGAGTCGACGTGCAGTTGTAG
- the fliJ gene encoding flagellar export protein FliJ, translating to MKNFQFRFLSILNLRRRERDEAGGMVGEANAAIAKVQSQIETIEEERRMLSVEEQTTRVGDISVDRLLAKGRYDLQLQADIQGLRETLGKLADELDRRQVRLRQAETEVKKFERMMEIDSDRYRNEMDRQEQMELDEMSNRRGAISRRTHAKNRD from the coding sequence ATGAAAAACTTCCAATTTAGATTTCTGTCGATCTTGAACCTTCGCCGCCGTGAACGCGATGAGGCCGGGGGCATGGTGGGCGAAGCGAATGCGGCGATCGCAAAAGTTCAAAGCCAGATCGAAACGATCGAGGAAGAACGACGCATGCTATCGGTTGAAGAGCAAACGACTCGCGTCGGCGATATTTCCGTCGATCGTTTGCTAGCCAAAGGACGTTATGACTTGCAGTTGCAGGCCGATATTCAAGGTCTTCGAGAGACGTTGGGAAAGCTGGCCGACGAACTCGACCGTCGACAAGTGCGTCTTCGCCAAGCTGAGACGGAAGTCAAGAAATTTGAACGGATGATGGAGATCGATTCGGATCGCTATCGAAACGAAATGGATCGACAAGAACAAATGGAACTCGATGAAATGAGTAACCGTCGCGGTGCCATCTCGCGTCGTACTCATGCGAAGAACCGAGATTGA